Proteins encoded within one genomic window of Triticum aestivum cultivar Chinese Spring chromosome 2D, IWGSC CS RefSeq v2.1, whole genome shotgun sequence:
- the LOC123052999 gene encoding uncharacterized protein isoform X2: MPVIGPHFTTGLPQLILSFARPSFLLYAAQEGSRSPLDQSHRQLVRCRAGRRPMDDGGDRSTLHHESASSPPFLRAPELLVVCRPGGLALVALPEPPPAGRRCTFPRPLRPLCTTLHLNLDAHVFVDVLSYCLHTRCLCVCPSQFQSQILE; the protein is encoded by the exons ATGCCGGTGATCGGACCACACTTCACCACCGGTCTGCCTCAGCTGATCCTTTCCTTCGCACGCCCGAGCTTCTTGTTGTACGCCGCCCAAGAGGGCTCGCGCTCGCCGCTCGACCAGAGCCACCGCCAGCTGGTCCGGTGCCGCGCCGGCCGCCGGCCGATGGATGACGGAGGTGATCGAAGCACCCTGCACCACGAGTCTGCTTCATCTCCTCCTTTCCTTCGCGCGCCTGAGCTCCTCGTTGTATGCCGCCCGGGTGGGCTCGCGCTCGTCGCTCTACCAGAGCCACCACCGGCCGGTCGTCGCTGCACTTTCCCGCGACCTCTCCGCCCCCTCTGCACCACCCTCCACCTCAATTTAGACGCACATGTGTTTGTGGATGTCCTCAGTTATTgtttgcacacaaggtgtttgtgtGTTTGTCCTAGCCAGTTTCAGTCACAGATCCTTGAG TGA
- the LOC123052999 gene encoding uncharacterized protein isoform X1, which yields MPVIGPHFTTGLPQLILSFARPSFLLYAAQEGSRSPLDQSHRQLVRCRAGRRPMDDGGDRSTLHHESASSPPFLRAPELLVVCRPGGLALVALPEPPPAGRRCTFPRPLRPLCTTLHLNLDAHVFVDVLSYCLHTRCLCVCPSQFQSQILERQLDFGSRNPFLIRWMSCRI from the exons ATGCCGGTGATCGGACCACACTTCACCACCGGTCTGCCTCAGCTGATCCTTTCCTTCGCACGCCCGAGCTTCTTGTTGTACGCCGCCCAAGAGGGCTCGCGCTCGCCGCTCGACCAGAGCCACCGCCAGCTGGTCCGGTGCCGCGCCGGCCGCCGGCCGATGGATGACGGAGGTGATCGAAGCACCCTGCACCACGAGTCTGCTTCATCTCCTCCTTTCCTTCGCGCGCCTGAGCTCCTCGTTGTATGCCGCCCGGGTGGGCTCGCGCTCGTCGCTCTACCAGAGCCACCACCGGCCGGTCGTCGCTGCACTTTCCCGCGACCTCTCCGCCCCCTCTGCACCACCCTCCACCTCAATTTAGACGCACATGTGTTTGTGGATGTCCTCAGTTATTgtttgcacacaaggtgtttgtgtGTTTGTCCTAGCCAGTTTCAGTCACAGATCCTTGAG AGACAATTAGATTTTGGAAGCAGGAATCCTTTCCTCATAAGATGGATGAGCTGTAGGATTTGA